tcccgCCGGACGACAACCGCATGACGCGTTGAGAGATTAAGATTATAGTATATTATGGTTTCAATGGACTATGAGTTTTAAATAATACAGCAAGCAGAAGTAATAGTTTCTTCCGATCATTGAACGCAAGTTTAGCTCCCTCTGATCTCaagttttattttcgtatttaaaaaattgtgtgtgtCTTAATGGAACAAGTGCTCGAACATCTTAATAGAAATTTTTGATTCTGTTCAACAGAAACCAATATTAGATTttagtgaaaacaaaaacaactacatTTTTCAGTCGGTCAGTGAAACAAACTTTAagcacattttatttgtttttttcttaaaaaacaagtgttttcaaattagtttctgaatttctttcaatatttatatttgaattacTATTTTTCATCAAGGATTTTTCAAAACTGGTCAATTGCTCAGTGTTACGCTTCAAAAGAAAGTCTTCATCATTCCAAGGCTGAGTATTAGTTGAGCCCAATATAATGTATTGAAGGTTTCCGACAAAGTATAGTATTGCAGCAATAATAAAGACAATTTGCCAAAGTGATCTTTGAGTctgaaagaaaatttgtatcagTTGGTTtaacttcaaacaaaatcaaagtCAAATATCAATACTTACTTCATCATAAACAATAATTCCGACAGCAAGAGGAGTTATAATTGGTATGCAATTCCCTACGCCATTCAAAATTGACATCAATACGCCAGCATGATTTGAAGACAAATCGATTGTGTTCAGGAGACTTCCTATTGTATTGCCACCATTAAGACCAACATTGAAAGTCAAAAGGATGATGgccaaatttttttgattttcatctagaaatCCTATTCCGAAAAGTAATGCAGCTGGTCCCCACATTGCAATAGTGTTTATAGTTTTTCGTACGACACCCAACGAGGCCCACTCCTTCTTCATAACAATTTCGGCTAGAATAAGAAATATGAATGAACAAGCCAACATGGCTATGTAGGGCAGTGTTGAGAACAATGCATTGCTCTTGATATTCATGTTTAGAACCCCATGAAGATAAGCTGGAATCTGGGCTTGCATTATTGAGAAGCCCCAAGCGTGGCAGATTCGTGTAACGATAAGAGAAATAAATGGCACTGATGTGAGAATAGCTTTCCAGGGGATTGGTATTGTCTCATTGGTTTCCCCATCGGCACTAGCCTGCGACATAACAATATACTTCTTCTCCCTTGAAGTTATAAATCGAGCGTCAGCTGGGttattttctgcaaaaatcATCCAAATTCCACAGAAAACGATTCCTATTCCACCATAGACATACGAAATTCCCGGCCATCCGAGATCTGATGCAGCTATAAGGCCGGTAAGACTCATAGCTAGTACAGTGCCACACTCAATTCCAAGATGGCTAAGTGCACCAAGAAGAGTTCGTTCCTCGACAGGTGACCAAACCGCTAGATGAGCATGAACAATCGGAAATATCAATCCCTGAAAAAGACCCTGGATAATTCGAATGACACAATAAACTTGCCATTGGCCCCAGGGAACGCAAAATGGTAGGATTATGTTACAGATTGAAGATCCAAGAGTTGCTATGAGTATACAGGTTTTCACGCCGAAATTTCTAGCCATGTAAGCACCTGGAAATTGAGTTACTACATAACCCCAATAGAAACTGCTCAAGATGTAtgacttttgtttttcattccaATTGAATTCCTAATGAAatagtaaatattgtttaagtgatttttatattttgaatactttGATCGCGAACAAAAAAACTCACATGAAAATCAGGATTTGTAGTCTCTGCATCTGTCATGGCAACCAATGAAACGGAAACATTTAACCGGCCTGCATAGCAAACAGCTATTGCAAGAAAAAGCAGAAAAGCCTGTAGATGTCGGGCTCCAAGCACCGGACCtaaaagcaaaataattaaCTAGTCGTCCGTCGTTATGTTAAATGTTCCgaataattttacaattaataTCTTTTGTAtgtcaaaactattttattaatcacACAGTAAATATTTGTTGCTACAAACATTTTTAGCGTCTTCACTCAATCAAATTCTTGACCAACCTTTATTTTCATCAATGGGAGGCATTTTATATGTTATGGTTTTTATTCACTCCAAATACATTTCTTCTGTACGAATTCTTAAAACTTACTAATTCTTGGATTGACTTTTAAAGTCTCTCTGCCAAAAACTACTTTATTTCAAAGCTattaaaataatctaaaaagTTCATATCTCTGTCTGTAAAGTATAAGgccataatattttgaaaaaagaatgttattgatattaatttcaaactaaTCTGTTGTTAATCGTTTTTGCAGTACAGTGGTTCAGATTGTGAATTTATAATACCAGAATCAATTAAATTGTCACGTATGataaaataaggaaaaagaaaaataatatttgtacatTTATAGATAATCAATCATGACGTAGCTAGAATGTTAGCAAATTACtgattatttatgaaaaatcttaaaagttttgcaGATAGTAAAGTAACTTAAAGTCTGATAATACCAACTATTCATAAAAACGTCACTAGGTAATTTATTATGatcaattaaacaaattaaagtatTTTCTACAACTTTAATACGAAAGGCATATCAGAAAAGCCTATACTTAATGTGATTACTCTTAACTGTAAATAATGTCCataagaaattaattcaaataagaACTCAACATGGATTCAAACTAAGATTAATGCTATAAGGACTTTTGCATTTGTCACAAGTGTCAAAATTATCGCTTTCCAATCACCATAAATTCGTCATTTAAAGAGAACTCTTCTTTTTTCGAAGATGGTCGTGATATTTGGACGCCTGGTTCAGtttcaaactttttcataaaGTCTTCATGGTCCCATGGTTGTTTTTCAGCCTGCGCTAAATATAAGAACTGCAAGTTGCCCAAAACGTAGATAATAGCTGCAATTATGAACAGAATCCGCCATTGTGACCGATCAGtctgcaataaataaataaatttatggaAATCGTAGAAATTGTAGATGTTTCTTACTAACTTCATCGTGAACAATTAATCCCGCAACAATTGGACACACAATAGATACCAAGCTGGCCAAAGTATTTTGCAATGCATATACAATTCCAGTATGATTCGGAGTCAAATCGATTAGATTTAAGAAACAGCCTATGGTGCTGGCACCACTAAAGCCAACATTAAGCGTGACAAAGGTTATGGCTAAGCCTCTTTGATTTTCGTTGATAAATCCAACGCCAATTAGGAAACCCGCTGGAACACTCATAGCAATAGTTGCAAATATCCTTCGTAACGTTAACAATGAAATCCATTCATTTTTCATCAGGATATCCGCTCCTATCATAGAAACATACGAACAAACCCACATTGACACATAAGGAAGCGCTGAATAGAACGCATTTTTACTGATATCCATTTTCATAGTCCCATGTAAATAGCTTGGAATTTGACTCATCATTGTGTCAAATCCCCAGGTGTCACACATTCCCACCACCAGATATGATATTAACGGACTAGAAGTAAGCATTGCCTTCCAGGGAATTGGTATTTCCTTCCCCTGCCAACCGCCAATATTTGCTTGGGAATCCAGAATGTAATTTCTCTCGAGAGAAGTTATAAATCGAGCTTCAGCTGGAGTATTCTCTGCGAATATCAACCAAAATATACCGAAAACTATACCAATTCCATTGTATATATAAGAAATTCCGGGCCATCCCATACCCGATGCAGCTATCATGCCAGTGACGAACATTCCCACGATCGTCCCCAATTCTACTCCCGAATTACTGATCGCACCAAGACGATTTCGTTCCTCCACTGGTGACCAATTAGCTACGTGCTGGTAAACGCAAGGAAACAGTACCGCCTGACTCAATCCCATAAGAAATCGAATGAAGCTAAATAATTTCCAGCCTCCCCAAAACGCACAAAACGGTACCAAAAGGCCCAAAATTGAACTAAGCAGCGTactaaaaaatactgttttcttAACACCAATTCTTCGAGCTGCATAACCTCCAGGAATTTGGAAAAGTATATAACCCCAAAAGAAGCTACTAAGAATGTAAGATTTTTCCTTCTCATTCCAATCaaattcctgaaaaaaaaaattagaaaaaaatctcatgattttaaaaacaacatttatctttctatttttattttcttacgtGAAAATTTATATTAGTTGTCTTCGCATCTGTCATGGCAACCAAAGAAACTGCTATACTCGTTCTTGAAGCATACTGAATGACAATCACCAGAAAGAGAAGAATTGCCTGAACATGACGGGCTCCAAGAACTGGACCTAAAAATGATTAATACTTTCGTTTATTTTGAGTATACACCATTAGCAAATATATTAATCGCATAAATGATGTTTCactttaattgattaattatgtTTCACGAGAAATAAATGATAAACccagtattttttgtatgtcattatttttaaagcacAACTTCCCAGAATTGatctcaaactaattttactgTACCAACCCTTATTTTCTATCATATTTCACGGCACTAGAATCTTTTTTCTAATACATTACTTCAGTAAACGTTTGAAATCTCTGACAACACTGAACTAAGACAGATACATACTACACcagttataataattaaatcttccaaaacttacatttttaaataaatgatattgaagtgatgtagtttaaaaaaaactgtatttgcataaaccatacaatttttgctatgccataaaatttttaaaaaaggaaaatacattATATGAGCATAATCCTATGAGTATagacatttatttgtattttcatttttggtagttttattaaaattccatGAGCGTACTTTAacagttaaatatattttagggCCTAGAACTATATTCCATAGTTAATAAACTTTTACTCGtactaaaaacaaatcaaacagtGTTGGATCTtgcaaaactttaagaaattaatttggaatttcgtttttaaaacttaataaaattccaTGAGCGTACTTAAACAATTCGTTATATTTCTGGGCCTAAAACCCATACTTCCATACTATCCAtactttatattataaattcgaaaataactctgtctgtctgtctgttgcacaatcacgcctaaactactgaaccaatttgcatgatATTTagtatggagatattttgatacccgagaaaGGACATAGGCTACTTTTACCAAGGGAAAATGACGCACAGGAAAATTCAGGTAGGTCGATCGCTTTTACtcctaaactactgaacaggtttaaatgaaatttggtaagaaaATAGATAGGAGGTAGTTTACGGGAACGTCGAAcgtcgtatataaaaatgtattgcagtaacctatcttcctcttaaaatgtattaacctaacctaacctaacccatgACAATCACAAACAACAGTTAATAAACTTGTACTCGTACTcgttcttaaaacaaaaaggttttGGCTACAAACTTGAAGAATGACTTCtgtgaaattaatttggaattttgtaaggT
This window of the Eupeodes corollae chromosome 3, idEupCoro1.1, whole genome shotgun sequence genome carries:
- the LOC129951399 gene encoding putative inorganic phosphate cotransporter; protein product: MPPIDENKGPVLGARHLQAFLLFLAIAVCYAGRLNVSVSLVAMTDAETTNPDFHEFNWNEKQKSYILSSFYWGYVVTQFPGAYMARNFGVKTCILIATLGSSICNIILPFCVPWGQWQVYCVIRIIQGLFQGLIFPIVHAHLAVWSPVEERTLLGALSHLGIECGTVLAMSLTGLIAASDLGWPGISYVYGGIGIVFCGIWMIFAENNPADARFITSREKKYIVMSQASADGETNETIPIPWKAILTSVPFISLIVTRICHAWGFSIMQAQIPAYLHGVLNMNIKSNALFSTLPYIAMLACSFIFLILAEIVMKKEWASLGVVRKTINTIAMWGPAALLFGIGFLDENQKNLAIILLTFNVGLNGGNTIGSLLNTIDLSSNHAGVLMSILNGVGNCIPIITPLAVGIIVYDETQRSLWQIVFIIAAILYFVGNLQYIILGSTNTQPWNDEDFLLKRNTEQLTSFEKSLMKNSNSNINIERNSETNLKTLVF
- the LOC129952091 gene encoding sialin-like is translated as MIENKGPVLGARHVQAILLFLVIVIQYASRTSIAVSLVAMTDAKTTNINFHEFDWNEKEKSYILSSFFWGYILFQIPGGYAARRIGVKKTVFFSTLLSSILGLLVPFCAFWGGWKLFSFIRFLMGLSQAVLFPCVYQHVANWSPVEERNRLGAISNSGVELGTIVGMFVTGMIAASGMGWPGISYIYNGIGIVFGIFWLIFAENTPAEARFITSLERNYILDSQANIGGWQGKEIPIPWKAMLTSSPLISYLVVGMCDTWGFDTMMSQIPSYLHGTMKMDISKNAFYSALPYVSMWVCSYVSMIGADILMKNEWISLLTLRRIFATIAMSVPAGFLIGVGFINENQRGLAITFVTLNVGFSGASTIGCFLNLIDLTPNHTGIVYALQNTLASLVSIVCPIVAGLIVHDETDRSQWRILFIIAAIIYVLGNLQFLYLAQAEKQPWDHEDFMKKFETEPGVQISRPSSKKEEFSLNDEFMVIGKR